From a region of the Agromyces ramosus genome:
- a CDS encoding carbohydrate kinase family protein, with amino-acid sequence MAEHAPPSAGEEVLVIGEAVMDLVSSRGEITRSPGGSPVNVALGLARLGVRTRVRTALAADDDGRVVLDRLEASGVLVDPASISLPRTSTALAELDSHGAARYAFDVEWRVTEPIATGSARVVHAGSIALFLQPGAAHVTAALSTRPAGVLVSIDPNVRPAIIGDRADARLAFDRYVELADVVKLSDEDAAWLYPGEAPESVLDRLLGAGVSMAALTRGREGAVIATPMNRVVVESLPVDVRDTVGAGDSFMAALLAGLLRSDTPVDAVDEADLERIGTFAAAAAAVTVGRVGADLPSDADIALLRRTAAIERCTTGSIGTVVW; translated from the coding sequence ATGGCTGAGCACGCGCCGCCGTCAGCCGGCGAAGAGGTGCTCGTCATCGGCGAGGCGGTGATGGACCTGGTGAGCTCGCGAGGCGAGATCACGCGTTCTCCGGGTGGGTCGCCGGTGAATGTCGCGCTCGGCCTGGCGCGGCTCGGTGTGCGTACCCGGGTGCGCACGGCGCTCGCCGCGGATGACGACGGCCGGGTGGTCCTCGATCGACTCGAGGCATCCGGAGTCCTGGTCGACCCCGCCTCGATCAGCCTGCCGCGCACCTCGACGGCGCTCGCCGAACTCGACAGCCACGGCGCCGCCCGCTACGCCTTCGACGTCGAGTGGCGGGTGACCGAGCCGATCGCGACCGGGTCCGCGCGGGTGGTGCATGCCGGCTCGATCGCCCTCTTCCTGCAACCCGGCGCCGCGCACGTCACCGCTGCGCTGAGCACCCGGCCCGCCGGCGTCCTGGTCTCGATCGACCCGAACGTGCGTCCGGCGATCATCGGGGATCGTGCCGACGCGCGCCTCGCGTTCGACCGATACGTCGAGCTCGCCGACGTGGTGAAGCTCAGCGACGAGGATGCGGCGTGGCTGTATCCCGGCGAGGCGCCTGAGTCGGTGCTCGACCGCCTCCTGGGTGCCGGCGTCAGCATGGCCGCACTGACCCGGGGTCGTGAGGGTGCAGTGATCGCGACTCCGATGAACCGAGTCGTCGTCGAGTCGTTGCCCGTCGACGTGCGCGACACGGTCGGTGCGGGTGACAGTTTCATGGCGGCGCTGCTCGCCGGGCTCCTGCGTTCGGATACCCCGGTCGATGCGGTCGACGAGGCCGACCTCGAACGCATCGGCACCTTCGCTGCCGCGGCTGCTGCCGTCACGGTCGGCCGCGTCGGCGCCGATCTTCCGTCTGACGCCGACATCGCGCTGCTGCGCCGTACCGCGGCGATCGAGCGCTGCACCACGGGGTCGATCGGTACCGTCGTCTGGTAG
- a CDS encoding glycosyl hydrolase family 32 — MLRLAASWVWDFWFADDGDQFHLFFLKASRALHDPDRRHWRATIGHAVSTDLIEWTEVADAIVPSDAPAFDDLATWTGSVVRADDGTWRMFYTGVDRGHGGLVQRVGSAASADLVNWSTTGRALVAPDSRWYERLADGAWPDEAWRDPWVFRDPSGEGWRMLLTARANLGDPSSRGVVGTAWSADLETWRVEPPRSVVGSGFGQLEVLQLEQVDGRWVLLFSCLGSELSSERKAAGERGGIWAVNVDDPAGPYDIARAYRVADETLYVGRLVRDRAGAWQLLAFRNTTLGGEWIGEITDPVPVSWLDGRLTIPADVAGLTPELSALGATAHG, encoded by the coding sequence ATGCTTCGACTCGCCGCATCCTGGGTGTGGGACTTCTGGTTCGCCGACGACGGCGATCAGTTCCACCTCTTCTTCCTCAAGGCCTCACGTGCGCTGCACGATCCCGACCGCCGGCACTGGCGTGCAACCATCGGCCACGCCGTCTCCACCGACCTCATCGAGTGGACCGAGGTCGCCGACGCGATCGTTCCCTCGGATGCCCCGGCGTTCGACGACCTCGCCACGTGGACGGGTTCCGTGGTGCGCGCCGACGACGGCACGTGGCGCATGTTCTACACGGGCGTCGACCGCGGGCACGGCGGACTGGTGCAGCGGGTCGGCTCCGCGGCATCCGCTGATCTCGTGAACTGGTCGACGACGGGTCGTGCGCTCGTCGCCCCCGACTCGCGATGGTACGAACGGCTCGCCGATGGTGCCTGGCCCGACGAGGCGTGGCGCGACCCGTGGGTGTTCCGCGACCCTTCGGGAGAGGGGTGGCGGATGCTCCTGACCGCCCGCGCCAATCTCGGCGACCCGTCGTCGCGGGGCGTCGTCGGCACCGCGTGGTCGGCCGATCTCGAGACGTGGCGGGTCGAGCCGCCGCGCTCGGTGGTCGGGTCGGGCTTCGGGCAGCTGGAGGTGCTGCAGCTCGAGCAGGTCGACGGGCGTTGGGTGCTGCTGTTCTCGTGCCTGGGGTCCGAGCTCTCGAGCGAGCGCAAGGCCGCCGGCGAGCGCGGCGGCATCTGGGCCGTGAACGTCGACGACCCGGCCGGTCCGTACGACATCGCCCGGGCCTACCGCGTCGCCGACGAAACACTCTACGTCGGGCGGCTCGTGCGCGACCGCGCGGGGGCGTGGCAGCTGCTCGCGTTCCGCAACACGACGCTCGGGGGCGAGTGGATCGGCGAGATCACCGATCCCGTGCCCGTCTCGTGGCTCGATGGGCGTCTGACGATCCCGGCGGATGTCGCAGGGTTGACGCCCGAGCTCTCGGCACTCGGCGCGACCGCCCATGGCTGA
- a CDS encoding LacI family DNA-binding transcriptional regulator: MPHKQVGIRDVAAAAGVSVTTVSHVLNDTPHTRTSDETKARVRESAAELGYQPNRLARGLRTQASGMVGLLTEEIATTPHAGRIILGAQEEASRNNLTLAIINSRLSTSVDVESSQIQAFIDRQADGIIYATVYHDEVVPPDELHAVPAVLIGARDRDGEIPSVLPDERAGAASVVDLLVRRGHRRIAFAASSVDVPATRGRLQGYRDGMMAAGLDPDRFVAEAESEAIGGYEATMRLLDHGADPATRPTAVFCYNDRMAMGAYRAVAELGLVIPADVSIVGFDDQDPIASSLYPPLTTVALPHYEMGAWAVETLASLIDGHDEHRLLGAHPILLDCPIVERASVADPSR, encoded by the coding sequence ATGCCTCACAAACAGGTCGGCATACGCGACGTCGCGGCGGCGGCAGGCGTCTCGGTGACGACCGTCTCGCACGTGCTCAACGACACCCCGCACACCCGCACGAGCGACGAGACGAAGGCGCGTGTGCGCGAGTCCGCGGCCGAGCTCGGCTACCAGCCCAACCGGCTCGCGCGCGGCCTTCGCACGCAGGCGTCGGGGATGGTGGGACTGCTCACCGAGGAGATCGCCACCACCCCGCACGCCGGTCGCATCATCCTGGGAGCGCAGGAGGAGGCGAGCCGCAACAACCTCACCCTCGCGATCATCAACTCCCGGCTCAGCACGAGCGTCGACGTCGAGTCCTCGCAGATCCAGGCGTTCATCGACCGGCAGGCCGACGGCATCATCTATGCCACCGTCTACCACGACGAGGTCGTGCCGCCCGACGAACTGCACGCGGTTCCGGCGGTGCTGATCGGCGCGCGCGACCGCGACGGTGAGATCCCGTCGGTGCTGCCCGACGAGCGGGCCGGCGCGGCATCCGTCGTCGACCTGCTCGTTCGCCGCGGGCACCGGCGCATCGCGTTCGCGGCGAGCTCGGTCGACGTGCCCGCGACCCGCGGTCGTCTGCAGGGCTACCGCGACGGCATGATGGCGGCCGGCCTCGACCCCGACCGGTTCGTCGCGGAGGCCGAGTCGGAGGCGATCGGCGGCTACGAGGCCACCATGCGCCTGCTCGACCACGGAGCCGACCCGGCGACGCGCCCCACCGCGGTGTTCTGCTACAACGACCGCATGGCGATGGGCGCCTACCGGGCCGTGGCGGAGCTCGGCCTGGTGATCCCTGCCGACGTGTCGATCGTGGGCTTCGACGACCAGGACCCGATCGCCTCGAGCCTGTACCCGCCGCTCACCACCGTGGCGCTGCCCCACTACGAGATGGGCGCGTGGGCCGTCGAGACGCTCGCCTCGCTCATCGACGGTCATGACGAGCACCGGCTGCTCGGCGCCCACCCCATCCTGCTCGACTGTCCGATCGTGGAACGGGCGTCGGTCGCAGACCCTTCGCGCTGA
- a CDS encoding NosD domain-containing protein, producing MPSVNCYDVTTWPVGDAAEDIGEVINSIIADIKARQTATDEHHGGKPGAVIYVPPGDYHLRTQVVIDVSFLRIEGSGHGFTSSSIRFNVPEDEWPDLHELWPGGSRIVVDLPIAGEVDESKGAAFSIERSGSPRISSVEFANFCIDGMHFDGDGSERHPENTYVNGKTGIYVGSANDSFRITGMGFVYLEHALTIYNADALSVHDNFIAECGSCIELRGWGQASKITDNLIGAGFRGHSIYAENHGGLLITANNVFPRGASSVHLDGVTRSSITGNRLHSFYPGMVVLAANSSENLVATNHFLRDQEPWTPFLGVGNGLDDLAGLLRVDGSNNSVIGNHFSEVVDAETIRPTGASPVIIRLVAGSGNYVSSNHVVAMDVHATSSDSCFSAQVDALLTTEASDSLAVTAVRVDPDSARNTILDSGTDAQVVVDRAANAFRATPAIASG from the coding sequence ATGCCAAGCGTCAACTGCTACGACGTGACGACGTGGCCGGTCGGCGATGCGGCCGAGGACATCGGCGAGGTCATCAACAGCATCATCGCCGACATCAAGGCGCGACAGACGGCCACCGATGAGCACCACGGTGGCAAGCCCGGCGCGGTGATCTACGTACCGCCAGGCGACTACCACCTTCGTACGCAGGTGGTGATCGACGTCAGCTTCCTCAGGATCGAGGGCTCGGGACATGGCTTCACCTCGTCGAGCATCCGGTTCAACGTCCCTGAAGACGAGTGGCCCGATCTGCACGAGCTGTGGCCCGGGGGCAGCCGTATTGTCGTGGACCTTCCCATCGCGGGAGAGGTGGACGAGTCCAAGGGCGCCGCCTTCTCAATCGAGCGAAGCGGAAGCCCCCGGATCAGCTCGGTCGAATTCGCGAACTTCTGCATCGACGGGATGCACTTCGACGGAGACGGCTCGGAGCGCCACCCGGAGAACACCTACGTCAACGGCAAGACGGGCATCTACGTCGGCAGCGCCAACGACTCGTTCCGCATCACCGGCATGGGGTTCGTGTACCTCGAGCACGCTCTGACGATCTACAACGCCGACGCGCTCTCCGTCCACGACAACTTCATCGCCGAATGCGGGAGTTGCATCGAGCTGCGTGGGTGGGGACAGGCGTCGAAGATCACCGACAACCTGATCGGAGCCGGCTTCAGGGGACACTCGATCTATGCCGAGAACCACGGCGGGCTGCTGATCACCGCCAACAACGTCTTCCCCCGTGGCGCGAGCAGCGTCCATCTCGACGGCGTCACACGTTCGAGTATCACGGGCAACCGTCTGCACTCGTTCTATCCGGGCATGGTGGTCCTCGCGGCGAACAGCTCGGAGAACCTCGTGGCCACGAACCACTTCCTGCGCGACCAAGAGCCGTGGACCCCGTTCCTGGGCGTCGGGAATGGACTGGACGACCTCGCCGGACTCCTCCGCGTCGACGGCAGCAACAATTCCGTGATCGGCAACCACTTCTCCGAGGTGGTCGACGCGGAGACCATACGTCCGACCGGCGCGAGCCCCGTCATCATCCGACTCGTGGCGGGAAGCGGCAACTACGTCTCCAGCAACCACGTCGTCGCGATGGACGTGCATGCCACGTCGAGCGACTCCTGCTTCTCAGCCCAGGTGGACGCCTTGCTGACGACCGAGGCTTCGGACAGCCTCGCCGTCACGGCCGTCCGGGTCGACCCCGATTCAGCGCGGAACACGATCCTGGATTCCGGAACCGACGCCCAAGTCGTCGTCGACCGGGCTGCGAACGCGTTCAGGGCCACGCCTGCGATCGCCTCCGGCTAG
- a CDS encoding carbohydrate ABC transporter permease produces the protein MNPLETRGRTSRLILWVLLAFALVLYGFPFLYLLLTSFKTPLDAIAVPPSVFPEVWTLENYVSALSRAGVPAALVNSVVTAVISTVLSLVLAVPAAYAITRFRTPSGRVFIVAALVTRMVPTIAVGAPLIEVMRNLGLTDTSFGLALAHTTISLPLSIWLMASFFEAVPDELDEAAKVDGCSRLQALWRVVLPVVTGGLAVTAIFAFLASWNEFLFALLLTSVRAQTTPIVIANFQTQFGLDWAGMTALAAVYSVPVILLTLLLQRHIVAGLTLGAVKG, from the coding sequence ATGAACCCCCTCGAAACCCGCGGCCGCACGAGCCGGCTCATCCTCTGGGTGCTGCTCGCGTTCGCGCTCGTACTGTACGGATTCCCGTTCCTCTACCTGCTGCTCACGTCGTTCAAGACACCGCTCGACGCGATCGCCGTGCCGCCGTCGGTGTTCCCCGAGGTGTGGACCCTCGAGAACTACGTGTCGGCGCTCAGTCGGGCCGGCGTGCCGGCGGCGCTCGTGAACAGCGTCGTCACCGCCGTGATCTCGACCGTGCTGTCGCTCGTGCTGGCGGTGCCGGCGGCGTACGCCATCACGCGATTCCGAACCCCGAGCGGTCGGGTGTTCATCGTCGCCGCCCTCGTGACACGAATGGTGCCGACGATCGCGGTCGGCGCGCCGCTCATCGAGGTGATGCGGAACCTCGGCCTCACCGACACCTCGTTCGGCCTCGCGCTGGCGCATACGACGATCTCGCTGCCGCTCTCGATCTGGCTCATGGCGAGCTTCTTCGAAGCGGTGCCCGACGAGCTCGACGAAGCGGCGAAGGTCGACGGATGCTCCAGGCTGCAGGCCCTGTGGCGGGTCGTGCTGCCCGTCGTCACGGGAGGCCTGGCCGTCACGGCGATCTTCGCGTTCCTCGCATCGTGGAACGAGTTCCTCTTCGCCCTCCTGCTCACGAGCGTGCGGGCGCAGACGACGCCGATCGTCATCGCGAACTTCCAGACCCAGTTCGGCCTCGACTGGGCGGGGATGACGGCGCTCGCCGCCGTCTACTCCGTGCCCGTCATCCTCCTCACCCTCCTCCTCCAGCGGCACATCGTCGCCGGGCTCACCCTCGGCGCCGTCAAGGGCTGA
- a CDS encoding carbohydrate ABC transporter permease, translated as MSDRRFALMLMLPAAIFLAVFVAWPLVKFVADSFFEISPIAGGPREFVGFDNYAAAFASEAFQGASVRTILYTAIVVTAEFVLGLAVALLFTALGRRSNGFRTLFMYPLMIAPVVAGLLWRFLLIDNFGIVNQLLFEWGVIASPDQIQWLSDPSIALLSVAIPDIWLTTSFITLVLFAGLQNVPGDVVEAARIDGANFWRLLFSIIIPLLRPVIAVALIVRGIDAARAFDIILIQTDGGPQGSTTTLSLLIYRTMTRFGDPGLASAMGTVYLLAMLAVSIAAIALIWRPGGNAR; from the coding sequence ATGAGCGACCGCCGCTTCGCGCTCATGCTCATGCTCCCGGCCGCGATCTTCCTGGCCGTGTTCGTCGCCTGGCCGCTCGTGAAGTTCGTCGCCGACAGCTTCTTCGAGATCTCGCCCATCGCGGGCGGCCCCCGCGAGTTCGTCGGCTTCGACAACTACGCGGCGGCGTTCGCCTCGGAGGCGTTCCAGGGCGCTTCCGTTCGCACCATCCTCTACACCGCCATCGTCGTCACCGCGGAGTTCGTGCTCGGTCTGGCCGTGGCGCTGCTCTTCACGGCGCTCGGCCGTCGCTCGAACGGCTTCCGCACGCTCTTCATGTACCCGCTCATGATCGCGCCGGTCGTCGCCGGCCTCCTGTGGCGATTCCTGCTGATCGACAACTTCGGCATCGTGAATCAGCTGCTCTTCGAATGGGGCGTGATCGCGAGCCCCGACCAGATCCAGTGGCTGAGCGATCCGAGCATCGCGCTCTTGTCGGTCGCGATCCCCGACATCTGGCTGACGACCTCGTTCATCACGCTCGTGCTCTTCGCGGGACTCCAGAACGTCCCGGGTGACGTCGTCGAGGCCGCGCGCATCGACGGCGCGAACTTCTGGCGACTGTTGTTCAGCATCATCATCCCGCTGCTGCGACCCGTCATCGCCGTGGCGCTGATCGTCCGCGGCATCGACGCGGCACGCGCGTTCGACATCATCCTCATCCAGACCGACGGCGGTCCGCAGGGCAGCACGACGACGCTCAGCCTGCTCATCTACCGCACGATGACGCGGTTCGGCGACCCGGGCCTCGCGAGTGCGATGGGCACCGTGTACCTCCTCGCGATGCTCGCCGTCTCGATCGCTGCCATCGCACTGATCTGGCGACCGGGAGGCAATGCCCGATGA
- a CDS encoding ABC transporter substrate-binding protein, whose product MELRTRKTAFATRTRLTMTIAALGASALALSGCGVGGGEASAGSDELTVLVEGGGLAELQPVADAYKEETGTTVTLVELPYAGLYDRISSELSSGQVSFDIAALDAIWLSAFADGVVPLDDLFTDEVEGDLFPGLVSEAQVDGTFVGMPVWTNSEILFYRTDLFEDPQEQADFEAKYGYELAPPATWEEYTDVAEFFTRDTDGDGQTDLYGTDVKGAVETEWLATVSQAGEEHMVLDAGSGEVTIDDAEHLAALDFYTSLLPYAPSGAAQIDWGGSQNLFYQGQLAMMRFWGHAYASTPEDSVVKDSIGAAPMIAGPGGVAGVPGAWYLSVPAASDKQDEAKEFISFAYEHNELSLDTSLGLAARVSAFESKVGEGNEHYEALLETLNAPQTLARPATPQWQEIVDSVLVPLLQKAVEPGADNAALLADAKAQIEAIVE is encoded by the coding sequence ATGGAGCTTCGCACACGCAAGACGGCGTTCGCCACGCGCACCCGCCTCACCATGACGATCGCCGCCCTCGGGGCATCCGCGCTGGCCTTGTCGGGCTGCGGCGTCGGCGGCGGCGAGGCGAGCGCCGGATCCGACGAACTGACCGTGCTCGTCGAAGGCGGCGGGCTCGCCGAACTCCAGCCGGTCGCCGACGCCTACAAGGAGGAGACCGGCACCACCGTGACGCTCGTCGAACTGCCGTACGCGGGCCTCTACGACCGCATCTCCTCAGAGCTCTCGTCGGGGCAGGTGTCGTTCGACATCGCCGCACTCGACGCGATCTGGCTGAGCGCGTTCGCCGACGGCGTCGTCCCCCTCGACGACCTCTTCACCGACGAGGTGGAAGGCGACCTGTTCCCGGGGCTGGTCAGCGAGGCGCAGGTCGACGGCACGTTCGTCGGCATGCCGGTCTGGACGAACTCCGAGATCCTCTTCTACCGCACCGATCTCTTCGAGGACCCGCAGGAGCAGGCCGACTTCGAAGCGAAGTACGGTTACGAGCTCGCTCCGCCGGCCACCTGGGAGGAGTACACGGATGTCGCGGAGTTCTTCACGCGCGACACCGACGGCGACGGCCAGACCGACCTCTACGGCACCGATGTGAAGGGCGCGGTCGAGACCGAATGGCTCGCGACGGTCTCGCAGGCCGGCGAGGAGCACATGGTGCTCGACGCCGGGAGCGGCGAGGTCACGATCGACGACGCCGAGCACCTCGCGGCGCTCGACTTCTACACGAGCCTCCTCCCCTACGCGCCCTCGGGCGCCGCGCAGATCGACTGGGGCGGCTCGCAGAACCTCTTCTACCAGGGGCAGCTCGCGATGATGCGGTTCTGGGGCCACGCCTACGCCTCCACGCCCGAGGACTCGGTCGTGAAGGACTCGATCGGCGCCGCGCCCATGATCGCCGGACCCGGTGGCGTCGCCGGCGTGCCCGGCGCCTGGTACCTGTCGGTGCCCGCGGCATCCGACAAGCAGGACGAGGCGAAGGAATTCATCAGCTTCGCGTACGAGCACAACGAGCTCTCGCTCGACACGTCGCTCGGCCTCGCGGCCCGCGTCTCGGCGTTCGAGTCGAAGGTCGGGGAGGGCAATGAGCACTACGAGGCGCTGCTCGAAACGCTCAACGCCCCGCAGACGCTCGCCCGGCCGGCGACGCCGCAGTGGCAGGAGATCGTCGACTCCGTGCTCGTGCCGTTGCTGCAGAAGGCGGTGGAGCCCGGGGCCGACAACGCCGCACTCCTCGCCGACGCGAAGGCGCAGATCGAGGCGATCGTCGAGTAG
- a CDS encoding glycoside hydrolase family 2 TIM barrel-domain containing protein, translated as MACSTRATGPTTGLTAPTDAALLADLDLARDLGFTLVRKHLKFEEPRWLHQADRMGLLVWAEPPCPSRFSAEAAAGFEAQLAPMVERDGNHPSIVIWGLYNEEWGLDWDIPGSDERADAAVQAYDALRTLDDSRPIVENSGWSHVRTDLVDWHYYDEDPAAWAANVADLASGRRGDWPVKLGPDFVVDKALAGSPSFSVEGRPIVNSEYGAGFTSLERAWHVRWQTQELRRHDRFAGYVYTELADVEHEMAGLLTTDRRPKDWGGLDPASANADTVLIVDLVPKHAGADIEVPTSPFDLGVRVSHHGRAPVRGRVVATWAAAGTPVAGAVAVAAEVPAPEARPFEVTDAAVLRIPPAPGGRPARLHLQLVGDGGEVLARTFVDAAPIEPPNRRGARSA; from the coding sequence GTGGCGTGCTCGACCAGGGCTACTGGCCCGACAACCGGACTCACCGCGCCGACGGATGCCGCGCTCCTCGCCGATCTCGACCTCGCACGGGATCTCGGCTTCACGCTCGTGCGCAAGCACCTCAAGTTCGAGGAGCCGCGCTGGCTCCATCAGGCCGACCGCATGGGCCTGCTCGTGTGGGCGGAGCCGCCGTGCCCGAGCCGTTTCAGCGCCGAGGCAGCCGCCGGGTTCGAAGCGCAGCTCGCGCCGATGGTCGAGCGTGATGGGAACCATCCGTCGATCGTGATCTGGGGCCTGTACAACGAGGAGTGGGGTCTCGACTGGGACATCCCGGGCAGCGACGAGCGTGCGGATGCCGCAGTGCAGGCGTACGACGCGCTGCGCACGCTCGACGACTCGCGCCCGATCGTCGAGAACTCGGGCTGGTCGCACGTGCGCACCGATCTCGTGGACTGGCACTACTACGACGAGGATCCGGCCGCATGGGCGGCGAACGTCGCCGACCTGGCGTCGGGCAGGCGTGGCGACTGGCCGGTGAAGCTCGGCCCCGACTTCGTGGTCGACAAGGCGCTCGCCGGGTCGCCGTCGTTCTCGGTCGAGGGGCGGCCGATCGTGAACAGCGAGTACGGCGCCGGCTTCACGAGCCTCGAGCGTGCCTGGCACGTGCGCTGGCAGACGCAGGAGCTGCGCCGGCACGATCGCTTCGCCGGGTACGTCTACACCGAGCTCGCCGACGTGGAGCACGAGATGGCGGGGCTCCTCACGACCGACCGCCGGCCGAAGGACTGGGGCGGCCTCGATCCCGCATCCGCGAACGCCGACACCGTGCTCATCGTCGACCTCGTGCCGAAGCACGCGGGCGCTGACATCGAGGTGCCGACCTCGCCGTTCGACCTCGGCGTGCGGGTGTCGCACCACGGGCGGGCGCCGGTGCGCGGGCGTGTGGTCGCGACGTGGGCGGCGGCTGGGACCCCGGTGGCTGGTGCTGTGGCCGTCGCCGCTGAGGTGCCCGCCCCCGAGGCGCGGCCCTTCGAGGTGACGGATGCCGCGGTGCTCCGCATCCCGCCGGCTCCGGGTGGCCGACCCGCACGGCTCCACCTCCAGCTCGTGGGCGACGGCGGCGAGGTGCTCGCTCGCACCTTCGTCGATGCCGCACCGATCGAGCCCCCGAACCGACGCGGCGCCCGCAGCGCCTAG
- a CDS encoding carbohydrate ABC transporter permease, which translates to MTTAMHGSQVEETDASGAALRDTASGSQTYLPAASARRRRSRRESSQVGSQVFLMLLTIAFLAPVAWAVVSAFKPAVEIIRDPLGFDPSQFTVDNFVAMFGDVPLASGFLNTAVVLVLKGAITMFFAPLAGYAFAKYDFPGKNVLFGTVLLTLMLPTIVLIIPLLLEMKEFGWVNTYQALILPGAIDAFAIFWMRQVISAVPDELLDAARVDGCGEFGIFWRIVVPVIRPGLAGLAVLTVMNIYNDFVWPVVVTTSDTMQTLQVVLSTLAQNISGNTIGADYATITGELLAASSVALVPLLIIFIVLQKHFINGILAGSVKG; encoded by the coding sequence ATGACCACTGCCATGCACGGATCGCAGGTCGAGGAGACGGATGCCTCGGGCGCCGCGTTGCGGGACACCGCGAGCGGTTCCCAGACCTACCTGCCCGCGGCATCCGCTCGCCGTCGTCGCTCGCGCCGCGAGTCGTCGCAGGTCGGATCGCAGGTGTTCCTCATGCTGCTCACGATCGCGTTCCTCGCGCCCGTGGCGTGGGCGGTCGTGTCGGCGTTCAAGCCGGCGGTGGAGATCATCCGCGACCCGCTCGGGTTCGACCCCTCGCAGTTCACCGTCGACAACTTCGTCGCCATGTTCGGCGATGTGCCCCTGGCATCCGGCTTCCTGAACACGGCGGTCGTGCTCGTGCTGAAGGGCGCGATCACCATGTTCTTCGCGCCGCTCGCGGGCTATGCGTTCGCGAAGTACGACTTCCCGGGCAAGAACGTGCTGTTCGGCACGGTGCTCCTGACGCTGATGCTGCCGACGATCGTGCTCATCATCCCGCTGCTGCTGGAGATGAAGGAGTTCGGGTGGGTGAACACGTACCAGGCGCTCATCCTGCCCGGGGCGATCGACGCCTTCGCGATCTTCTGGATGCGGCAGGTGATCTCCGCCGTGCCCGACGAGCTGCTCGACGCGGCACGCGTCGACGGATGCGGCGAGTTCGGCATCTTCTGGCGCATCGTCGTTCCGGTGATCCGGCCGGGGCTCGCAGGACTCGCAGTGCTCACGGTCATGAACATCTACAACGACTTCGTGTGGCCGGTCGTCGTGACGACGAGCGACACCATGCAGACCCTGCAGGTGGTGCTGTCGACACTCGCCCAGAACATCAGCGGCAACACGATCGGCGCCGACTACGCGACCATCACGGGCGAGCTGCTCGCCGCGAGCTCGGTCGCGCTGGTGCCGCTCCTCATCATCTTCATCGTGCTGCAGAAGCACTTCATCAACGGAATCCTCGCCGGCAGTGTCAAGGGCTAG
- a CDS encoding carbohydrate ABC transporter permease encodes MTASTVLETRVPPTRAPRRRRLTWAALRRRLAPYVFILPFIAIFALFSVYPMIFTLRLSFTDWRGTGAATWVGLDNYAYLLTNQAFWSSLGNSAVMWLLIVPAQLVIGLLAAVLLNNAKLKMRGFYRTAFIVPFVTPLVAIAQIWIVVFDQNYGPVNDLLGALGLPGIGWLTTSEWAKPTLALLFLWKTTGFAIIILLSGLQSIDASLYEAAELDGASRRRQLWSITVPLVRRTLMFLVVLQTLAVFQMFAEPYVVTKGGPYSSTTTAGLYLYNHITRADLGTGAANSFLLVILVMALSLLFVRLLRAKD; translated from the coding sequence ATGACCGCCAGCACCGTACTCGAGACGAGGGTGCCGCCCACGCGCGCGCCACGTCGTCGACGGCTGACCTGGGCAGCGCTGCGCCGGCGACTCGCGCCGTACGTGTTCATCCTGCCGTTCATCGCGATCTTCGCCCTGTTCAGCGTCTACCCGATGATCTTCACGCTGCGCCTGAGCTTCACCGACTGGCGCGGCACAGGGGCGGCGACGTGGGTCGGCCTCGACAACTACGCCTACCTCCTCACGAACCAGGCGTTCTGGTCGTCGCTCGGCAATTCGGCCGTGATGTGGCTGCTCATCGTGCCCGCGCAACTCGTGATCGGGCTCCTCGCGGCCGTGCTGCTGAACAACGCGAAGCTGAAGATGCGCGGCTTCTACCGCACCGCGTTCATCGTGCCGTTCGTGACGCCGCTGGTGGCGATCGCGCAGATCTGGATCGTCGTGTTCGACCAGAACTACGGCCCGGTCAACGACCTCCTCGGGGCGCTCGGCCTGCCCGGCATCGGCTGGCTCACCACGAGCGAATGGGCGAAGCCGACCCTCGCGCTGCTCTTCCTCTGGAAGACCACGGGGTTCGCGATCATCATCCTGCTGTCCGGACTCCAGTCGATCGACGCGTCGCTCTACGAGGCGGCCGAGCTCGACGGCGCGAGCCGACGCCGCCAACTCTGGAGCATCACGGTGCCGCTCGTGCGGCGCACGCTCATGTTCCTCGTCGTGCTGCAGACGCTCGCGGTGTTCCAGATGTTCGCCGAGCCGTACGTGGTGACGAAGGGCGGCCCGTACTCGTCGACGACCACCGCCGGCCTCTACCTCTACAACCACATCACCCGCGCCGACCTCGGCACGGGAGCTGCGAACTCGTTCCTGCTCGTCATCCTCGTGATGGCGTTGTCGCTGCTGTTCGTGCGGCTCCTGCGAGCGAAGGACTGA